One part of the Bombus terrestris chromosome 13, iyBomTerr1.2, whole genome shotgun sequence genome encodes these proteins:
- the LOC100643905 gene encoding piezo-type mechanosensitive ion channel component isoform X6: MSKYWLNVALLRVVLPLVLTGCIIWRPVGLSLVYLALMLYSPHVPVPDAKTMAGHTGHYLKTCIGLSFLTAVSQLTFHIVLLALPAYGHFLHNCESMEMIFRHIGFVRLDSASAWEIFFWLTPELIVLPTSIMVYLICRFLSRRNVTDEEDNASLHRNAEAAKKSADSTAKIINFLGRIGTYVVLASLCITAALKPSVEGGFYFLVFLGAATWWACNKELRKGFAILCRIVMVVVILHILALLSYQNQVPQELIPVNSTWQRYFALSPVYQTNCTDPRDVEYTTDANWLIYGYFLRLFWLYYVLALQSQFLSKKPKPIINSSSPPVDERTPLMRFGSGRTGLLQDSTGSVIVQDGHQDDNIQMQSLSEATPDEQSGIIEHIIMAVYSIFQLIINSSYLATNIIMMTWSIMYHSWTTFALLLWALILWMVPNKRASMMKCSPFIVIYAMLLLLVQYIYSMDLTEEELPTKINGISVSEIGFSKSEQLSRWHLVVKCLFISMFWITMRQYTAERTRQRRSSALRDMVAPLHVSVSTATAAMNHEAPEIKSKFMKDVGILLKKLLTKFWIAVVAIMLFISGITGERMTVFRIIYMSLFLVLIITFQISWTVWRKMMYTFWITVIGYSVIMLILVYTYQFHNFPEYWNYLHIDEDLQKDIGLEIYETKDLFVRLLTPTFFVIITVLQIHYFHKDFLEVTDIEKFGTEESPRIERSSLGHSPILTMPPSSPGEVFLVEEEKEHIYSLRQLKEMSKLERLQLLHNVIQQLLNLYNYTWLFFEIHMQKIIFISVMIFCVNDVCAINFVFVLILVIMINSRRNVQICTANTIAAIIAILMVVKMLYQIQYIDHNNWNINCTKFPSENQTQYGSNNTMYNIAEWFGIKKGEPGHLAELLKGYIGILVVTTLRKIIRIRQCFYRKAHNKPLDTPQVMFPSITREDADKGVPQCLKFLFNYGFYKFGVEFCLIGIVALIGTRLDFYSVLYSIWLLLFFSLRRKAISRIWPFFKFFGIILLPIQYSFVVAPPSWFCIEYPWSESKTLRGLQEWMYLPDPDFPPNARKLMCDFILLMMVVRQSLVFQIEERSTATNREFPAGHNYSVYENMEKPNFINPVKDYVSHIHCWLDIIKRGVLISLMWITLSIMFLAGTERTNLFSLGYLIGAFVFLWQGSDFYLRPVKTILKWWNLLIGYNVVVIFSKALLQGVGCVLIEQLQVLACPLIQLFGITCLRKFRSSVSDIVLEKLDCEVPQEDIGMVWDGLCFGFLLLQKRLFKSYYFFHIVDETKAMSILASRGAELLEELHQKRIEIQENVEKNVLQKLKFKMDKIKANQRKIQGPSYREPQIHAVDTLYPGTRPLYRVRAPKTNREAVRSGDYYMFDDLDDDDVTDLIPDTESEKKEAEKRHEAEKRGRRMTISELMNTLIKTDIEIATHVAMYGGTEKDALRLRRRSVPLTRKKSSMSYLSARSETDTAVATDAADKTSLASADMETDEKDAAAAERDKTPVPTDDEYGEDKPDEKEEETQEDEQKVSIATYFKFIIVMVNSTLTSMTKYLNRFSRDYRYIRKVLTKEKKVLKTKPDFRMGMRLGITQIWQPIPVMKQGSTNGNAEESYDAGEGPNQPRPQEERKSSSLMVPHIRILAPSLERGLDISSSSSLFSEISPVQHDDEGGALSEVDQPPIIQLLASIWFGVLAHSCLLCYFMVFLHQIKNASVLSTPLPLMVFCWGSLTIPRPSKTFWITLIAYTEAIVIVKCIFQLEVLPWNRDAAPNNPLFTPRIMGVERKHNYALWDLLLLLMVFFHRFMLKSLGQWTSPSLKPRKIIPSTLTVVPAKPPPPENRGQGESASLQEEEGGSTVRTPKGATLNLRAAGEGENAQATNEYEKLVAVQGEEISPMNEEFNKAMNMTVNKYKEPMKDFFQKILSPISKEKTNVYAYMFLCDFFNFLLLIFGFSAFGTQQGDGGVTAYLQENRVPMPFLLMLLLQFALIVIDRALFLKKSIVGKLIFHYFLIFGVHIWMFFILPSVTERQFNERLPPQIWYMVKCFYLLLAAYQLRQGYPTRILGNFLCKKYSIVNYVLFKVFMLVPFLFELRAVMDWIWTDTSMTIMDWFKMEDIFANIYQIKCMRGVETDFPQPRGVKKKQMSKYLIGGGALFFMIGLIWFPLLLFALGGTVGVSNLPYDVSMKIRIGPYEPIYSMSAQSSSIIEYDETDFTRFSNLYARDRPAVTFLENYIHSDVAAVRLSGFSRKLWSISPPDLDRLITELEDNSTTVVIHVEWTVSRKTDAKDASGITTQVRDIRLPPYENNEFNPVRRTLANMLSSNDSTVHNGTITLQYAFPKFLKVTGRTTDVVPQLMRMPKWLDDNVEEDDENHLYRDVSLHLSTDADCCARQKWWIVKEVCNDTLYDQLLKRVPLNNCKYIMMFLFNDKTFPEGLSFISGFGILGLYTTAVIVISQMMRKVVSDMAPKIMFDDLPYVDRILRLCLDIYLVRESGELCLEEDLFAKLIFLYRSPETLIRWTRPPEEGERTDNEDQDDVDEDAVAPRGESRDVSRRE, translated from the exons ATGTCCAAGTATTGGCTGAACGTGGCCCTCCTCAGGGTTGTGCTGCCGCTTGTCTTGACAGGAT GTATAATATGGCGACCTGTAGGATTGTCTCTGGTTTACTTGGCTCTGATGCTATACTCGCCCCATGTGCCGGTACCAGACGCGAAAACAATGGCTGGCCACACAGGGCACTATTTAAAAACTTGCATCGGCCTGTCTTTTCTCACAGCAGTCAGCCAACTCACTTTTCACATAGTTCTATTAGCTCTACCTGCCTATGGTCACTTCCTTCACAATT GCGAATCGATGGAAATGATCTTCAGGCACATAGGTTTTGTAAGACTAGATAGCGCTTCTGCCTGGGAAATCTTCTTCTGGTTGACGCCAGAGTTAATCGTCTTACCCACTAGTATAATGGTGTATCTCATATGTCGGTTTCTATCACGAAGGAACGTTACCGACGAGGAAGATAATGCATCGTTACATCGAAACGCTGAAGCTGCGAAGAAAAGCGCTGACAGCACCGCCAAG ATCATCAACTTCCTAGGACGAATTGGGACCTACGTAGTTCTAGCGTCATTGTGCATCACAGCAGCCCTGAAACCATCAGTTGAAGGTGGTTTCTATTTTCTCGTCTTCCTAGGAGCCGCAACTTGGTGGGCATGTAACAAAGAGCTCCGAAAGGGCTTTGCTATATTATGCAGGATTGTGATGGTCGTTGTGATTCTTCACATCCTGGCTTTGCTCAGCTACCAGAATCAAGTGCCTCAGGAGCTAATACCCGTAAATAGCACCTGGCAACGTTATTTCGCATTGTCTCCAGTTTACCAAACGAATTGCACTGACCCGAGAGACGTAGAGTACACAACCGATGCCAATTGGTTAATTTATGGCTACTTCTTAAGGCTCTTTTGGCTTTATTACGTTCTGGCGTTGCAGTCACAGTTCCTGAGCAAAAAGCCG AAGCCGATCATTAATTCGTCGTCCCCGCCTGTCGACGAGCGCACACCC TTGATGCGATTTGGATCCGGGAGAACGGGGCTACTGCAAGATTCGACCGGAAGTGTCATTGTCCAGGATGGTCATCAGGATGACAACATTCAGATGCAAAGTCTCAGTGAAG CTACTCCAGACGAGCAATCCGGAATCATCGAACATATCATTATGGCTGTATATTCCATCTTCCAATTGATAATCAATTCATCCTATCTTGCTACGAATATCATAATGATG ACTTGGAGTATAATGTACCACAGTTGGACAACGTTTGCGCTGTTATTATGGGCCTTGATTCTCTGGATGGTGCCTAATAAACGCGCTTCCATGATGAAATGCTCGCCGTTTATCGTTATCTATGCAATGCTTTTGCTTCTCGTTCAGTACATTTATAGCATGGATCTGACAGAAGAAGAACTACCAACGAAGATAAACGGAATAAGTGTGTCGGAGATTGGTTTCAGCAAATCTGAACAACTTAGCCGGTGGCATTTAGTCGTCAAg TGTCTGTTCATATCTATGTTCTGGATAACTATGAGACAATATACCGCTGAAAGAACCAGACAAAGACGTTCTTCAGCGTTGAGAGACATGGTAGCGCCGTTACATGTCTCTGTTTCGACAGCTACCGCGGCGATGAATCACGAAGCGCCGGAAATCAAAAGCAAATTCATGAAAGATGTTGGCATACtcttgaaaaaattattaaccAAATTTTGGATCGCCGTAGTGGCTATCATGCTATTTATCTCTGGAATCACCGGCGAACGTATGACCGTCTTCAGGATCATTTATATGTCCCTGTTCTTAGTTTTAATCATCACTTTCCAG atATCATGGACAGTATGGAGGAAGATGATGTACACATTCTGGATTACAGTCATTGGTTACTCCGTAATCATGCTGATTCTCGTGTACACTTAccaatttcataatttcccgGAATATTGGAACTATCTCCATATTGACGAGGACTTGCAGAAGGACATTGGTTTAGAAATATACGAGACCAAGGATCTATTTGTTAGATTACTGACGCCAACGTTCTTCGTAATTATCACTGTCCTCCAGATTCATTATTTCCATAAAGATTTCTTGGAAGTGACCGATATCGAGAAATTTGG aacTGAAGAGAGTCCTCGAATCGAACGATCGAGTCTTGGCCATTCACCGATTTTAACCATGCCACCATCTTCACCGGGAGAAGTTTTCCTTgttgaagaagagaaagaacatATATACTCCTTAAGACAGTTAAAAG aaaTGTCGAAACTGGAGCGGCTACagttacttcataacgtaatacagcaactcttaaatttgtataattatactTGGCTCTTCTTTGAAATTCACATGCAAAAGATCATTTTCATTTCTGTGATGATTTTCTGTGTCAACGAT gtCTGTGCtattaattttgtattcgtCTTGATACTGGTTATCATGATCAATTCTCgaagaaatgttcaaatatgTACTGCCAACACGATCGCCGCGATAATTGCCATTCTGATGGTCGTAAAAATGCTATATCAAATTCAGTATATCGATCACAATAACTGGAATATTAATTGCacg AAATTTCCATCTGAAAATCAAACTCAGTATGGCAGCAATAACACGATGTACAATATCGCAGAGTGGTTTGGAATAAAAAAAGGAGAGCCAGGACATTTGGCAGAATTATTGAAGGGTTACATAGGAATCTTAGTGGTGACTACTCTCAGAAAAATCATCAGAATTCGACAGTGTTTCTATAGAAAAGCACATAACAAACCTTTGGACACTCCTCAAGTTATGTTCCCTTCTATCACCAGAGAAGACGCTGACAAAGGAGTACCACAGTGCTTGAAATTCCTTTTCAATTATGGATTCTATAAGTTTGGCGTTGAATTCTGTTTGATAGGAATAGTGGCACTCATTGGAACCAGATTAGATTTCTATTCTGTCCTTTATAGCATTTGGCTTTTACTATTCTTCTCTTTGAGAAGAAAAGCAATATCCAGAATTTGGCCTTTCTTCAAGTTCTTTGGTATAATTTTACTACCTATTCAGTATTCTTTCGTTGTGGCTCCACCATCTTGGTTTTGTATAg AGTATCCATGGAGTGAATCCAAAACTTTGAGGGGTTTGCAAGAGTGGATGTATTTACCTGATCCTGACTTTCCACCAAACGCTAGAAAATTAATGT gTGATTTTATTCTGCTAATGATGGTCGTCAGACAAAGTCTCGTCTTCCAAATAGAAGAAAGAAGCACAGCGACTAACAGAGAATTTCCAGCTGGTCATAATTATTCCGTCTACGAAAATATGGAGAAACCAAATTTCATCAATCCTGTGAAGGATTACGTGTCACATATTCACTGTTGGTTAGACATAATTAAACGAGGCGTATTAATAAGTCTCATGTGGATCACTTTGTCGATCATGTTCCTGGCTGGAACAGAAAGGACTAATCTCTTCTCGTTGGGTTATTTAATTGGTGCATTCGTATTCCTCTGGCAAGGAAGTGACTTTTACTTGAGACCAGTGAAAACCATCTTGAAATGGTGGAATCTTCTAATCGGTTACAATGTGGTCGTCATATTTTCCAAGGCTTTGCTTCAGGGTGTAGGTTGCGTGCTGATAGAACAG cTGCAAGTGTTAGCGTGTCCACTGATTCAGCTATTCGGTATAACTTGTCTAAGAAAATTCCGAAGTTCAGTGAGCGACATAGTTCTGGAAAAATTGGATTGCGAGGTGCCACAAGAAGATATCGGCATGGTCTGGGATGGTCTATGCTTTGGCTTCCTGTTACTCCAGAAACGACTGTTCAAGAGTTATTACTTCTTCCACATAGTAGATGAAACGAAAGCTATGAGCATCCTAGCGTCTAGAGGGGCGGAGTTATTAGAAGAACTGCACCAGAAGCGCATCGAAATTCAAGAAAACGTTGAGAAGAACGTGTTGCAGAAGTTGAAGTTTAAAATGGATAAAATCAAAGCTAACCAGAGAAAAATACAAGGACCTAGTTACAGGGAACCACAGATACACGCAGTTG ATACTCTCTATCCAGGAACACGGCCGTTGTACAGAGTTCGCGCCCCAAAGACCAACAGAGAGG CTGTCAGATCAGGCGATTACTACATGTTCGACGACCTGGACGACGACGACGTGACCGATCTGATCCCGGACACTGAATCCGAAAAAAAAGAAGCGGAGAAACGTCATGAAGCTGAAAAACGCGGCAGAAGAATGACCATTTCCGAG CTGATGAACACGCTGATTAAGACAGACATTGAGATCGCGACACACGTCGCCATGTACGGAGGGACTGAAAAGGACGCGCTGAGACTACGTCGTCGGAGTGTGCCTTTAACAAGGAAGAAATCATCTATGTCGTATCTCAGTGCACGTTCCGAGACCGACACTGCAGTGGCCACCGAT GCCGCTGACAAAACAAGTCTCGCGTCGGCGGACATGGAAACCGATGAAAAAGATGCGGCCGCGGCAGAACGTGATAAAACACCAGTGCCAACAGACGACGAATATGGAGAAGATAAACCAGATGAAAAGGAGGAGGAGACACAGGAGGATGAGCAAAAAGTATCAATTGCTACGTACTTCAAATTCATTATAGTGATGGTTAATAGCACCCTGACGTCGATGACCAAGTACTTGAACAGATTTTCGCGTGACTATAGATACATTCGCAAGGTtttaacgaaagaaaagaaagtattaAAG ACAAAACCAGACTTCCGGATGGGAATGCGATTGGGAATCACTCAAATATGGCAGCCAATTCCTGTGATGAAACAAGG ATCGACTAATGGAAATGCCGAGGAATCTTACGATGCTGGCGAGGGACCTAACCAACCACGACCGCAGGAAGAAAG GAAAAGCAGCTCGTTGATGGTCCCTCATATTCGAATTTTGGCACCGAGTTTGGAGCGAGGATTGGACATATCCTCCTCCAG CTCACTATTCTCCGAAATCTCACCTGTCCAACACGATGACGAAGGTGGTGCACTGTCTGAAGTCGATCAACCACCGATAATCCAATTATTGGCATCTATTTGGTTTGGAGTCCTGGCACATTCGTGTCTACTTTGTTACTTCATGGTATTCCTTCATCAGATTAAAAATGCATCCGTCCTTTCCACGCCTTTGCCTCTCATGGTGTTCTGCTGGGGTTCGTTAACCATTCCACGACCCTCGAAAACATTTTGGATAACGTTGATCGCGTACACCgag GCAATTGTGATAGTAAAATGCATTTTCCAATTGGAAGTATTGCCCTGGAATCGAGATGCTGCACCGAATAATCCTCTATTTACTCCTAGAATTATGGGCGTTGAACGCAAACATAATTATGCTTTGTGGGATCTGCTGTTACTTCTCATGGTGTTCTTTCATAG ATTTATGCTGAAATCATTAGGGCAATGGACATCCCCATCCCTAAAACCAAGAAAAATTATTCCTTCCACTTTAACTGTAGTTCCAGCCAAGCCTCCACCACCAGAAAATAGAGGTCAAGGAGAATCTGCATCGctacaagaagaagaagg cgGTAGTACCGTAAGAACACCTAAAGGAGCAACTCTGAATCTTCGCGCAGCAGGCGAGGGTGAAAATGCGCAAGCCACAaatgaatatgaaaaattagtagCCGTTCAAGGAGAAGAAATCAGTCCCATGAACGAAGAGTTCAATAAAGCCATGAATATGAC tgtaaataaatacaaagaacCAATGAAAGATTTCTTCCAAAAAATTCTTAGCCCAATTAGCAAAGAAAAGACGAacgtatatgcatatatgttcCTGTgtgatttctttaatttcttgcTACTCATTTTTGGATTTTCTGCATTTGGG ACACAACAAGGAGACGGTGGTGTTACAGCCTATTTACAAGAAAATCGAGTTCCGATGCCATTCTTACTGATGTTACTGCTACAGTTTGCATTGATAGTTATCGATAGAGCCTTGTTCTTAAAGAAATCAATCGTAGGCAAACTAATTTTCCATTACTTTCTTATATTTGGCGTTCACATTTGGATGTTCTTCATATTGCCAAGTGTTACCGAACG ACAATTTAATGAGAGGCTTCCACCGCAAATTTGGTACATGGTCAAGTGCTTCTACCTCTTGTTAGCGGCTTATCAATTAAGACAAGGCTATCCGACACGAATACTTGGCAACTTCCTCTGCAAGAAATACAGCATTGTCAACTATGTCTTATTCAAAGT ATTCATGTTAGTCCCATTCTTATTCGAATTAAGGGCAGTAATGGACTGGATCTGGACGGACACTTCCATGACGATAATGGATTGGTTCAAAATGGAAGATATTTTCGCCAATATTTATCAAATCAAG TGTATGCGAGGCGTAGAAACGGATTTCCCTCAGCCACGAGGTGtaaagaagaaacaaatgaGCAAGTACTTAATCGGTGGTGGTGCTCTCTTCTTCATGATTGGATTAATATGGTTCCCCTTGCTCTTATTTGCACTTGGTGGCACAGTTGGTGTTTCTAATCTACCCTACGacgtttcaatgaaaattaGAATTGGTCCTTATGAACCAATTTACTCTATGTCGGCACAAAGTAGCTCTATCATCGAATACGACGAAACTGATTTCACGAGATTTTCGAATTTGTACGCGAGAGATAGACCTGCAGTCACTTTCCTGGAGAACTATATACATTCTGATGTCGCTGCCGTGAGATTGAGTGGGTTCTCTCGAAAATTATGGAGTATATCTCCGCCAGACTTAGATAG ACTGATAACAGAATTAGAAGATAATAGCACAACCGTGGTCATCCACGTAGAGTGGACGGTGTCTCGAAAAACGGACGCGAAAGATGCCAGTGGGATAACGACACAAGTGAGAGATATAAGATTGCCACCGTATGAAAACAATGAATTTAATCCTGTGAGAAGAACGTTAGCTAATATGCTCTCTAGCAATGACTCAACCGTGCATAATGGTACTATCACCTTGCAATATGCGTTTCCCAAGTTTTTGAAAGTGACTGGTCGAACCACTGACGTCGTTCCGCAATTAATGCGAATGC CGAAATGGCTTGATGACAATGTAGAGGAAGACGATGAGAATCATCTGTACAGGGATGTTAGTCTTCATTTATCTACCGACGCAGATTGTTGTGCTCGTCAGAAATGGTGGATCGTTAAAGAAGTTTGCAATGATACTTTATACGATCAGCTATTAAAGAGAGTGCCCTTAAATAACTGCAAGTACATCATGATGTTCTTGTTCAATGATAAAACGTTCCCCGAGGGGTTGAGCTTTATCAGTGGATTTGG AATCTTAGGTTTGTACACTACCGCGGTGATAGTCATAAGTCAAATGATGAGGAAGGTAGTCAGTGACATGGCGCCGAAGATTATGTTCGATGACTTACCCTACGTCGATAGAATACTAAGATTATGCTTAGATATTTATTTGGTCCGTGAAAGTGGAGAATTGTGTCTCGAGGAAGACTTGTTCGCCAAATTAATATTCCTCTACAGATCACCGGAGACGTTGATCAG ATGGACAAGGCCACccgaagaaggagagagaactGACAATGAAGATCAAGATGATGTAGATGAGGATGCTGTGGCACCAAGAGGAGAATCTCGAGATGTTTCTCGTAGAGAATAA